From Xiphophorus hellerii strain 12219 chromosome 9, Xiphophorus_hellerii-4.1, whole genome shotgun sequence, a single genomic window includes:
- the LOC116725137 gene encoding receptor-type tyrosine-protein phosphatase C-like yields MPLDMAGLCGVILLIWAVNALVAAEPETEPKCSYRVENVKFGLKIKMIDSTPGDYIIYVAEVGGPFERKGLFSSTSKNSNYDIKLLKPCTEYELNVTFSGSNGTEISCNKTENKTTKTTGMTKEEIKSVFCSPGYFCYRSDWNISKLLSENNKVSIEDFDNGSYRFKHAYDDMCSDLVLKFPTENCSNATFTISENFNVDFINPNDINQIKPDKLPAKINATLPSSCKDLSVEYKCSGINSDSVELSDMKPFTDYSCTGDIKMNNGSIIRTLPPVQFNIDCDFTVNNLKTSSTNTSIELNWETMSDNCQNVLNKLDDLSYHCSCQQEKGDGGYFTMEQRIITRPKGTTCVFTRGIKPFRVYRCEVHSSYIGRGDFRETRVEEKTKSGIPKQPHNVDVTVPVNNKIEVTCSLNDMDFNGPDRTFSAQLQGVTGSRKNSKTCQFKFEDLSYLTTYTVEVFTFNGHFTSLPVQKHADTKYNSKALIGSLVFSIIFIILCAAFFIRKRGKSRNVNEGQERFSTVIYANMPPPQTQ; encoded by the exons ATGCCCCTGGATATGGCAGGTCTGTGTGGTGTTATCTTGTTGATATGGGCTGTAAATGCCCTGGTCGCGG CTGAACCCGAAACAGAACCAAAGT GTTCCTACAGAGTTGAGAATGTCAAGTTTGGCCTAAAGATAAAGATGATAGATTCCACTCCTGGTGACTACATCATATATGTTGCTGAGGTCGGAGGTCCATTTGAAAGGAAAggccttttttcctccaccAGTAAAAACTCAAATTATGATATCAAACTTCTGAAGCCGTGCACTGAATATGAGCTAAATGTCACATTTAGTGGCTCCAATGGTACAGAAATATCCtgcaacaaaactgaaaataaaacaacaaaaacaactggaatga ctaaagaagaaattaaaagcGTTTTCTGCTCTCCTGGATATTTCTGTTACCGAAGTGATTGGAACATCAGCAAATTACTATCAGAAAACAACAAGGTTTCAATTGAAGACTTTGACAATGGATCATATCGTTTCAAACATGCTTATGACGACATGTGTTCAGATTTAGTTTTGAAGTTCCCTACAGAAAACTGCTCAAACGCCACATTTACCATATCTGAAAACTTCAATGTTG attttattaaTCCAAATGACATAAACCAGATTAAACCTGATAAACTTCCTGCAAAGATAAACGCAACATTACCTTCAAGCTGTAAAGATCTCAGTGTTGAGTATAAATGTTCAG gaaTCAACAGTGATTCTGTTGAACTTTCTGACATGAAGCCGTTCACAGACTACAGCTGTACTGGTGACATCAAGATGAACAATGGCTCCATAATTCGGACACTTCCACCTGTCCAGTTCAACATCGACTGTG ATTTTACAGTAAACAACCTGAAGACCAGTTCAACCAATACTTCCATTGAGCTGAACTGGGAAACAATGAGTGATAATTGTCAAAATGTTCTCAACAAACTGGATGATCTCTCTTATCACTGCAGCTGTCAGCAAGAGAAAG GTGATGGAGGATATTTTACAATGGAACAAAGAATTATTACTCGACCTAAAGGAACAACGTGTGTCTTCACCAGAGGAATTAAACCATTCAGGGTTTACAGATGTGAAGTTCATTCCAGCTACATTGGACGAGGTGATTTTAGAGAAACAAGAGTTGAAGAGAAGACTAAGTCTGGAA TACCAAAACAACCTCATAACGTTGATGTGACAGTTCCAGTGAACAATAAGATCGAAGTGACATGTTCATTAAATGACATGGATTTTAATGGACCAGACAGAACATTCAGTGCACAACTTCAAGGCGTTACTGGCAGCAGAAAGAACAGCAAAACATGtcaatttaaatttgaagaTCTGAGCTACTTAACAACCTACACAGTGGAG GTGTTTACTTTCAACGGACATTTTACCAGCTTACCTGTGCAAAAACATGCTGACACTAAAT ACAACAGCAAAGCCCTCATTGGCAGTTTGGTCTTCTCCATTATCTTCATCATCCTCTGTGCTGCGTTCTTCATCAGGAAGAGGGGAAAATCCAGGAA TGTTAATGAAGGACAGGAGCGCTTCTCAACAGTCA TCTATGCTAACATGCCACCTCCCCAAACACAATAA